One window of Pseudomonas sp. FP198 genomic DNA carries:
- the arsC gene encoding arsenate reductase (glutaredoxin) (This arsenate reductase requires both glutathione and glutaredoxin to convert arsenate to arsenite, after which the efflux transporter formed by ArsA and ArsB can extrude the arsenite from the cell, providing resistance.): MTDLTLYHNPRCSKSRGALELLQARGLAPTVVRYLETPLDAAQLERLLGKLGIDARQLLRTGEDEYKTLNLADESLSQAQLIAAIAAHPKLMERPILEAGDKAVIGRPPEKILEILP; encoded by the coding sequence ATGACTGATCTGACGCTTTATCACAACCCGCGCTGCTCGAAATCCCGCGGTGCGCTGGAACTGTTGCAAGCCCGTGGCCTGGCGCCAACCGTGGTCCGATACCTCGAAACCCCGCTGGACGCTGCGCAGCTGGAGCGGCTGCTGGGCAAGCTCGGCATCGATGCACGCCAGTTGTTGCGCACCGGCGAAGATGAATACAAGACCCTGAACCTGGCTGACGAAAGCTTGAGCCAGGCGCAGTTGATCGCCGCCATCGCCGCCCACCCGAAACTGATGGAACGGCCGATTCTCGAAGCCGGCGACAAAGCGGTGATCGGCCGCCCACCGGAGAAAATCCTGGAGATCCTGCCGTGA
- a CDS encoding SprT family zinc-dependent metalloprotease has product MLEQLNTRVEECYQQAESFFKRPFKRPVVSLKLRGQKAGVAHLHENLLRFNPQLYRENADDFLKQTVAHEVAHLIAHQLFGDRIQAHGEEWQLIMRGVYELPPNRCHSYEIKRRTATRYIYKCPCDGSDFPFTAQRHSLVRQGRRYLCRSCRSTLVFSGETRVE; this is encoded by the coding sequence ATGCTCGAGCAACTCAATACCCGCGTCGAAGAGTGTTACCAACAAGCTGAATCCTTTTTCAAACGTCCTTTCAAACGCCCGGTGGTCAGCCTCAAGTTGCGCGGCCAGAAGGCCGGTGTCGCGCACCTTCATGAAAACCTGCTGCGTTTCAATCCCCAGCTGTACCGGGAAAACGCCGACGACTTCCTCAAGCAGACCGTTGCCCACGAAGTCGCGCACCTGATCGCCCATCAGTTGTTTGGCGACCGCATCCAGGCCCATGGCGAGGAATGGCAACTGATCATGCGCGGGGTCTACGAACTGCCGCCCAACCGTTGCCACAGCTACGAGATAAAACGCCGCACCGCCACCCGCTACATCTACAAGTGCCCGTGCGACGGCAGCGACTTTCCGTTCACCGCACAGCGCCATAGCCTGGTGCGCCAAGGGCGGCGGTACTTGTGCCGAAGTTGTCGCAGTACGTTGGTGTTCAGCGGGGAGACGCGGGTCGAGTAG
- a CDS encoding DNA-3-methyladenine glycosylase I has translation MRDYKWLHEYCLNRFGSAAELEAHLPVPKTPAQLRKISDDRYLSTMALRVFRAGLKHSLVDAKWPAFEEVFFRFDPEKVVLMSAEHLERLMQDARIIRHLGKLKSVPRNAQLVLDVAHEKGSFGAMIADWPVTDIVGLWTYLKKHGHQLGGLSAPRFLRMMGKDTFVPSYDVVAALNAQDLIDKVPSSQRDLATVQNAFNQWHEESGGRPLSQISMMLAYTVNH, from the coding sequence ATGCGCGATTACAAGTGGCTGCACGAGTATTGTCTGAACCGCTTCGGTTCGGCGGCTGAATTGGAAGCCCACCTGCCTGTACCCAAGACCCCGGCGCAACTGCGCAAGATCAGCGATGATCGCTACCTCTCGACCATGGCGCTGCGAGTGTTTCGCGCCGGGCTCAAGCACAGCCTGGTCGATGCGAAATGGCCGGCGTTCGAAGAGGTGTTTTTCAGGTTCGACCCGGAAAAGGTCGTGCTGATGAGCGCCGAGCACCTGGAGCGGCTGATGCAGGATGCGCGGATCATCCGCCACCTGGGCAAGCTCAAGAGCGTGCCGCGCAACGCGCAGCTGGTGCTGGATGTGGCCCATGAAAAGGGCAGCTTCGGTGCGATGATCGCCGATTGGCCGGTGACCGATATCGTCGGCTTGTGGACCTACCTGAAAAAACACGGCCATCAGTTGGGCGGCCTGTCGGCGCCGCGTTTCCTGCGGATGATGGGCAAGGATACGTTCGTGCCCAGCTATGACGTCGTGGCGGCGCTCAATGCCCAGGACCTCATCGATAAAGTCCCGTCCAGCCAGCGGGACCTGGCGACGGTGCAGAATGCGTTCAACCAGTGGCATGAAGAGAGTGGCGGGCGGCCGCTGAGCCAGATCTCGATGATGCTGGCTTATACCGTGAATCATTGA
- a CDS encoding META domain-containing protein → MKHLVLATLIGAGLMGCAADPVQLQHNRSYILEWIGERPLMDYSHLTITLDDDGRAYGNAGCNHWFAPYTLEGDRLSFGRIGSTRKLCAPALMEQETRFLQALEKVERWDVSPIGQTRFWPAQGKPLRWWLEEG, encoded by the coding sequence ATGAAACATCTGGTCCTGGCCACGCTGATCGGTGCTGGCCTGATGGGCTGCGCCGCCGATCCGGTGCAACTGCAACACAACCGCAGCTACATCCTCGAATGGATCGGCGAGCGGCCGTTGATGGATTACAGCCACCTGACCATCACCCTCGACGATGACGGTCGTGCCTACGGCAATGCCGGCTGCAACCACTGGTTCGCGCCCTACACCCTGGAAGGCGACCGCTTGAGTTTCGGTAGGATCGGCAGCACCCGCAAACTCTGCGCCCCGGCATTGATGGAGCAAGAGACGCGTTTCTTGCAGGCGCTGGAGAAAGTCGAACGCTGGGACGTGTCGCCCATCGGCCAGACGCGTTTCTGGCCGGCCCAGGGCAAGCCGCTGCGGTGGTGGTTGGAAGAGGGTTGA
- a CDS encoding TlpA disulfide reductase family protein, which produces MARRLAAALTFIGFLLLGGCGNDYGVDQNGQPIAAQRLDNQWLVLNYWAEWCAPCRTEIPEFNALAEQLKGRNVGVFGVNFDQVQGEELKSASEKLGIRFTVLAQDPAEFFDVPRSEGLPVTYIIDTQGKVREQLLGEQTAAAVMARLEALQALK; this is translated from the coding sequence ATGGCAAGGCGATTGGCGGCGGCACTGACATTCATCGGCTTTTTATTGCTCGGCGGCTGCGGCAACGATTACGGCGTGGACCAGAACGGTCAGCCAATTGCCGCGCAGCGGCTGGACAACCAATGGCTGGTGCTCAACTACTGGGCCGAGTGGTGCGCGCCGTGTCGCACTGAAATCCCCGAGTTCAATGCCTTGGCCGAACAGCTCAAGGGACGCAACGTAGGTGTCTTCGGGGTCAACTTCGATCAGGTGCAAGGCGAAGAACTCAAGAGCGCCAGCGAGAAGCTGGGCATCCGCTTCACCGTACTGGCCCAGGATCCGGCCGAGTTCTTTGATGTCCCGCGCAGTGAAGGCCTACCGGTGACGTACATCATCGATACCCAGGGCAAGGTGCGTGAACAGTTGCTGGGAGAGCAGACGGCGGCGGCGGTGATGGCCAGGCTGGAGGCGTTGCAAGCGCTGAAATGA
- the wrbA gene encoding NAD(P)H:quinone oxidoreductase, producing MTTPYILVLYYSRSGSTNEMARQIARGVEQAGLEARLRTVPAISTECEAVAPDIPEQGPLYASLDDLKNCAGLALGSPTRFGNMAAPLKYFLDGTSNLWLTGALVGKPAGVFTSTASLHGGQETTLLSMMLPLLHHGMLITGLPYSESALIDTQGGGTPYGPSHHAGADGKSGLNEHEVALCRALGLRLAKTALLLENGRG from the coding sequence GTGACCACGCCCTATATCCTGGTGCTGTATTACAGCCGCAGTGGCTCTACCAACGAAATGGCCCGCCAGATCGCTCGCGGCGTCGAGCAGGCCGGGCTGGAAGCCAGGCTACGCACGGTGCCGGCGATCTCCACCGAGTGCGAGGCGGTGGCGCCGGATATCCCCGAACAGGGCCCGCTCTACGCCAGCCTCGATGATCTGAAGAACTGCGCCGGCTTGGCCCTGGGCAGTCCGACCCGCTTCGGCAACATGGCCGCGCCGCTCAAATACTTCCTCGACGGCACCAGCAACCTGTGGCTGACCGGCGCCCTGGTGGGTAAGCCGGCCGGGGTGTTCACCTCCACCGCGAGCCTGCATGGCGGCCAGGAAACCACACTGTTGTCGATGATGCTGCCACTGCTGCACCACGGCATGCTGATCACCGGCCTGCCCTACAGCGAGTCGGCCCTGATCGACACCCAGGGCGGCGGCACACCCTACGGCCCGAGCCACCACGCCGGCGCCGACGGTAAAAGCGGCCTGAATGAACACGAAGTCGCCCTGTGCCGCGCCTTGGGCCTGCGCCTGGCAAAAACCGCTTTGTTGCTGGAGAACGGCCGTGGCTAA
- a CDS encoding Yip1 family protein, which yields MIHHVVGLFTHPDQEWKEIRGDQEESISHMYLTHTLILAAIPAVSAFIGTTQVGWVIGNRPPVMLTLESALWMTIMSYLAMLGGVAVMGAFIHWMARTYDANPSLARCVAFATYTATPLFIGGLAALYPHMWLGMIVGTAAICYTVYLLYVGLPTFMNIPQDEGFLFSSSVLAVGLVVLVAIMAFTVIVWGLGVGPVYTN from the coding sequence ATGATCCATCATGTCGTGGGGCTCTTTACCCACCCTGATCAAGAATGGAAGGAAATCCGTGGCGATCAGGAGGAAAGCATCAGCCACATGTACCTCACCCACACGCTGATCCTCGCGGCTATCCCGGCGGTGTCGGCGTTCATCGGCACCACGCAGGTGGGATGGGTCATCGGCAATCGTCCACCGGTCATGCTCACCCTGGAAAGCGCGCTGTGGATGACCATCATGTCGTACCTCGCGATGTTGGGCGGCGTGGCGGTGATGGGCGCGTTCATCCACTGGATGGCCCGCACCTATGACGCCAACCCGAGCCTGGCCCGTTGTGTCGCGTTCGCTACCTACACCGCGACGCCGTTGTTCATCGGCGGGTTGGCGGCGCTCTACCCGCACATGTGGCTGGGGATGATCGTCGGCACCGCGGCGATCTGCTACACGGTCTACCTGCTGTACGTGGGTTTGCCGACGTTCATGAACATCCCGCAGGACGAAGGCTTCCTGTTTTCCAGCTCGGTGCTGGCCGTCGGCCTGGTCGTGCTGGTTGCCATCATGGCGTTCACGGTCATTGTCTGGGGATTAGGCGTGGGTCCGGTCTATACCAACTGA
- a CDS encoding DUF2069 domain-containing protein yields the protein MAKKPKILPPVEWLEPRVHIARNLSLLCFFGLVGLLSGYYLLIADLHGARPWVILLIELVPLLILAPGMLSGSARGHSWMCFVVNLYFIKGALAAYDPNRQLFGLLEMAASVALFCSALLYVRWRFQLNRRLAGEGEISVA from the coding sequence GTGGCTAAGAAGCCGAAGATCCTGCCGCCGGTCGAGTGGCTGGAGCCGCGTGTGCACATCGCCCGTAACCTCAGCCTGTTGTGCTTTTTCGGCCTGGTGGGGCTGCTCAGCGGGTATTACCTGCTGATCGCCGACCTGCACGGCGCGCGCCCCTGGGTGATTCTGCTGATCGAACTGGTGCCACTGCTGATACTCGCGCCAGGCATGCTCAGCGGCAGCGCGCGCGGGCATTCATGGATGTGCTTCGTGGTGAACCTGTATTTCATCAAGGGCGCGCTGGCGGCCTACGATCCGAACCGGCAATTATTCGGCCTGCTGGAGATGGCGGCGAGCGTGGCACTGTTCTGCTCGGCGTTGCTGTATGTGCGCTGGCGGTTCCAGTTGAACCGGCGGTTGGCCGGCGAAGGCGAGATCTCCGTCGCCTGA
- a CDS encoding 2-hydroxyacid dehydrogenase, with the protein MRAILFSSQTYDRDSFSKAAVPAGLELQFQPARLSLDTVALAERYEVVCAFINDDLSAPVLERLAAGGTRLIALRSAGFNHVDLPAAKRLGLSIARVPAYSPHAVAEHAVALIMALNRCLHRACNRTRDGNFSLNGLTGFDLVGKTVGVVATGQIGATFARIMAGFGCQLLAYDPFPNPQVEALGARYLPLADLLAQAQIISLHCPLNDQSRHLINARSLETMQRGAMLINTGRGGLVDTPALIEALKNGQLGYLGLDVYEEEAELFFEDRSDLPLQDDVLARLLTFPNVVVTAHQAFLTREALAAIATTTLDNIAAWAAGSPQNLVDG; encoded by the coding sequence ATGCGTGCAATTCTATTCAGCAGCCAGACCTACGATCGCGACAGTTTCAGCAAGGCCGCCGTACCCGCCGGCCTTGAATTGCAGTTCCAGCCGGCGCGCCTGAGCCTTGACACCGTGGCCCTGGCCGAGCGGTACGAGGTGGTGTGCGCCTTCATCAACGACGACCTGAGCGCGCCGGTGCTGGAACGACTCGCAGCCGGTGGCACCCGGCTGATTGCCCTGCGCTCGGCCGGCTTCAACCATGTCGACCTGCCCGCCGCCAAGCGCCTGGGGCTGAGCATCGCCCGGGTGCCGGCCTACTCGCCCCATGCGGTGGCTGAGCATGCGGTGGCATTGATCATGGCCTTGAACCGCTGCCTGCACCGCGCCTGCAACCGCACCCGGGATGGCAATTTCAGCCTGAATGGCCTGACCGGCTTCGACCTGGTGGGCAAGACCGTGGGCGTAGTCGCCACAGGACAGATCGGCGCGACCTTCGCCCGGATCATGGCCGGTTTCGGTTGCCAGTTGCTGGCCTACGACCCGTTCCCCAACCCTCAGGTCGAAGCCTTGGGGGCCCGCTACCTGCCTTTGGCCGATCTGCTGGCGCAGGCGCAGATCATCAGCCTGCACTGCCCGCTCAACGACCAGAGCCGACACCTGATCAACGCCCGCTCCCTGGAAACCATGCAACGCGGCGCCATGCTGATCAACACCGGACGCGGCGGCCTGGTGGACACACCGGCACTGATCGAAGCGCTGAAAAACGGCCAGCTGGGTTACCTGGGCCTGGATGTCTACGAGGAAGAGGCCGAATTGTTCTTCGAGGACCGCTCCGACCTGCCGTTGCAGGACGATGTGCTCGCGCGGCTGCTGACCTTTCCCAATGTCGTGGTGACCGCACACCAGGCGTTCCTGACTCGCGAAGCACTGGCCGCGATTGCCACCACTACCCTCGACAACATCGCCGCCTGGGCCGCCGGTTCGCCACAAAATCTGGTGGATGGCTGA
- the ttcA gene encoding tRNA 2-thiocytidine(32) synthetase TtcA, with protein sequence MGTLTVNQNKLQKRLRRLAGEAVADFNMIEDGDKVMVCLSGGKDSYTLLDVLMHLQKVAPIKFDIVAVNMDQKQPGFPEHVLPAYLESLGVEYHIVEKDTYSVVKELIPEGKTTCSLCSRLRRGTLYTFADQIGATKMALGHHRDDIVETFFLNMFYNGSLKAMPPKLRADDGRNVVIRPLAYCSEKDIQAYSDFKQFPIIPCNLCGSQENLQRQVVKEMLQEWERKTPGRTESIFRGLQNVIPSQLADRNLFDFANLRIDESATPRFVNVVNL encoded by the coding sequence ATGGGCACTCTCACGGTCAACCAGAACAAACTGCAAAAGCGCCTGCGCCGCCTGGCCGGTGAGGCCGTCGCCGATTTCAACATGATCGAGGATGGCGACAAGGTCATGGTCTGCCTGTCCGGCGGCAAGGACAGCTACACCTTGCTCGACGTGCTGATGCATTTGCAGAAGGTTGCCCCGATCAAGTTCGACATCGTTGCCGTGAACATGGACCAGAAGCAGCCGGGCTTTCCCGAGCACGTGCTGCCGGCCTACCTCGAATCGTTGGGCGTTGAATATCACATCGTCGAGAAAGACACCTATTCGGTGGTCAAGGAACTGATCCCCGAAGGCAAGACCACCTGCTCGCTGTGCTCGCGCCTGCGCCGCGGAACGCTCTATACCTTCGCTGACCAGATCGGCGCGACCAAGATGGCCCTGGGTCACCACCGCGACGACATCGTCGAGACCTTCTTCCTCAACATGTTCTACAACGGCTCGCTCAAGGCCATGCCGCCCAAGCTGCGCGCCGACGATGGGCGCAACGTGGTGATCCGTCCGCTGGCCTATTGCAGCGAGAAGGACATCCAGGCCTATTCGGATTTCAAGCAGTTCCCGATCATTCCCTGCAACCTGTGCGGTTCCCAGGAAAACCTGCAGCGCCAAGTGGTCAAGGAGATGCTCCAGGAATGGGAGCGCAAGACCCCGGGCCGCACCGAGAGCATTTTCCGGGGCCTGCAGAACGTCATTCCGTCGCAACTGGCGGACCGCAACCTGTTCGACTTCGCCAACCTGCGCATCGACGAAAGCGCCACGCCGCGGTTCGTCAATGTGGTGAATCTCTGA